Within Topomyia yanbarensis strain Yona2022 chromosome 2, ASM3024719v1, whole genome shotgun sequence, the genomic segment GCGTTGAATGCGTTCGAGCGAAGCCTGTACCAGTTCATCAGCTCATGGGACAACTTCCAGAGGACCGCTTGAAACCACTACCACCCTTTTCCATCACCGGCATTGACTACGCTGGGCCCGTCAACATCATCGGTCGTCGAACCCGTGGTGCTGCGGCCACTAAGGGCTACATCGCACTGTTCGTATGCTTTTCAACACGAGCCGTGCATCTAGAAGCAGTTACCGACCTCAGCACGACTGCCTTCATCGCCGCTTTCACTCGCTTTAGCAGTCGGTACGGattaccaaacaaaatttattcgGACAACGCTACTAACCTTCGGGGAGCGGCAAGGAAGTTTCGTGAACTATATCAACAGATCAACACAACAGAGAGTGACGATGagattgttgattttttcacCAACAAAGGCATCCAGTGGATGTTCATTCCTGCCCGGTCGCCTCACCACGGGGGACTGTGGGAAGCTGGCATCAAGGTTGCGAAGGGCTTCCTGACTAAGCTCGGAGGTGACGCTCGTTTCACGTTCGAGGAGCTGAGTACCGTTCTCGCACAAGTAGCAGCCTGCATGAACTCTCGTCCGATCACTCCACTCTCCAATGATCCCAACGAGCCACAACCTCTCACGCCGGCGCACTTTCTCATCGGGCGCCCACTAAACACTGTTCCTGAGTTAAACCAGTTGGAGCGTGAGGTTGGATCCCTAAATAGGTGGCAGTATGTTCAACGAGTCAGCCAAGAATTCAGATCTCGGTGGCAGTCCGAGTACGTTCTATCTCTTCAGCGTATGACGAAATGGAAGCGAGCGGCACGGAATCTTTCAGTGGGTGATTTTGTCCTTTTAGTCACCGACAACGAAAAACCCAAGCAATGGCCAATGGGTCGAGTCGTGGATGTGTTCCCAGGGCCCGACGGACACGTTAGGGTGGTTGAAATTAAGACGACAAACGGTACTACCCTGCGGGATGTGAGAAGAGTCCGGCGCATCCCTTTGGAGGACGACGAGTACGTGCCCggacgaaatggggtggaaattccTCGACGTAATTTGGTGGGCGGCTTATGTCGTGGCCTGATTTAAGGGCACTCCCCACATCGTGCGTGTGACTGTAAACACTATTATGGAAATTGTACCACTTTATTCTATATATACACATATAAATTGTTTTGCGCCTGTATTGAATTATATAAAAGGGGAAGGGAAATATAAATCGCGCTCTTAGTAAAACAAAACCCATCGTTGTACGTTATCCGATATTTTCATACCGAAACGCGCCCTTTTTTCGACGGTTCGCTATCGCTTTGGACCTCACAGAATCAGGtcgcatattcccgaaaaaaagatttatgtacagaatagaatttactggtccagtattttaacgcgcaattgaatatagtaaagtgagacaaggtcacatgtgctttcaagccccttgaacagagaac encodes:
- the LOC131679972 gene encoding uncharacterized protein LOC131679972, with amino-acid sequence MRAYSDSTVALAWIAGGASRWKTFIANRVAEITTHLPAINWQHVDTQHNPADLISRGASPDKIIKNSLWWHGPTWCGSNDGGDNLPIVGLNAAQQRQVDREQRIAATVYLAVYENNFLDEMLNRYYPNMQLLLRITARILRFRHRANRVESRLTPLEIDNAMQIFVRHVQNQHYGKEINQLDKNRDVNCTSSLCQFKPFLDENHLLRVGGRLQLSDLSYDTRHPILLPHNSVLTALVLHHEHHAQLHCGPQSLLAAVRRRFWITRGTSAARKTCRACVECVRAKPVPVHQLMGQLPEDRLKPLPPFSITGIDYAGPVNIIGRRTRGAAATKGYIALFVCFSTRAVHLEAVTDLSTTAFIAAFTRFSSRYGLPNKIYSDNATNLRGAARKFRELYQQINTTESDDEIVDFFTNKGIQWMFIPARSPHHGGLWEAGIKVAKGFLTKLGGDARFTFEELSTVLAQVAACMNSRPITPLSNDPNEPQPLTPAHFLIGRPLNTVPELNQLEREVGSLNRWQYVQRVSQEFRSRWQSEYVLSLQRMTKWKRAARNLSVGDFVLLVTDNEKPKQWPMGRVVDVFPGPDGHVRVVEIKTTNGTTLRDVRRVRRIPLEDDEYVPGRNGVEIPRRNLVGGLCRGLI